The Thermus filiformis genome contains a region encoding:
- a CDS encoding amidohydrolase family protein: MVEDIPLVDAHVHLPRLKELKPFWFDWARRHGNIPLEQLYDPEGRPVPEAVDAYFEVEGVDAVLLLPEYSPRTVGIHPYEDLLPLVAHNPRRFRFLANLNPHLHYPLVEHLERQLEAGALGLKLHPVHGGFPIDHPELFPVYWLLQERGLPVVFHTGVSAFPGAVNAYATPEPVEGILRVFPRLKVVLAHGGRGWWYEAAASLALMYPNVWIELSGLSPRRLPEYYGRFDLRRLARKFIFGTDWPGVPGIRANALALRDLGWDRETLEAVFHRNAREVYGLTL; encoded by the coding sequence ATGGTAGAGGACATCCCTCTGGTGGACGCCCACGTCCACCTGCCAAGGCTCAAGGAGCTCAAGCCCTTTTGGTTCGATTGGGCCAGACGCCACGGCAACATCCCCCTGGAGCAGCTGTACGACCCCGAGGGCCGGCCCGTTCCGGAGGCAGTGGACGCCTACTTCGAGGTCGAGGGGGTGGACGCCGTGCTCCTCCTCCCCGAGTACAGCCCCCGCACAGTGGGCATCCACCCCTACGAGGACCTCCTCCCCCTGGTCGCCCACAATCCTCGGCGCTTCCGCTTCCTCGCCAACCTCAACCCCCACCTCCACTACCCCTTGGTGGAGCACCTGGAGCGCCAGCTGGAGGCGGGGGCCCTGGGGCTCAAGCTCCACCCCGTGCACGGGGGCTTCCCCATAGACCATCCCGAGCTCTTCCCCGTCTACTGGCTTCTCCAGGAACGGGGCCTCCCGGTGGTGTTCCACACTGGGGTGAGCGCCTTCCCGGGCGCCGTCAACGCTTACGCCACGCCGGAACCCGTGGAGGGGATCCTCCGTGTCTTCCCCCGCCTCAAGGTGGTCCTGGCCCACGGGGGCCGGGGCTGGTGGTACGAGGCGGCGGCCTCCCTGGCCCTCATGTACCCCAATGTCTGGATCGAGCTCTCCGGCCTTTCCCCCAGACGCCTTCCCGAGTACTACGGCCGGTTTGACCTCCGGCGGCTCGCCCGCAAGTTCATCTTCGGCACCGACTGGCCGGGTGTCCCCGGGATCCGGGCCAACGCCCTGGCCCTTAGAGATCTGGGCTGGGACCGGGAGACCCTGGAGGCCGTCTTCCACCGCAACGCCCGGGAGGTCTACGGGCTTACCCTCTAG
- a CDS encoding MaoC/PaaZ C-terminal domain-containing protein, translated as MGLFFEDLEIGQVFPTPARTITEADVVNFAGVSGDFNPVHTDEEYARGTLFGRRVAHGLLILAMLTGLRLRTGVFEGTLIAWLEIRNYRFLKPVFPGDTIRGETEIVEKRETSRPDRGVVVQRVRVFNQRGELVQEGEFVTLVRRRDG; from the coding sequence GTGGGGCTCTTCTTCGAGGATCTGGAAATAGGCCAGGTGTTCCCTACACCGGCCCGCACCATAACCGAAGCGGACGTGGTAAACTTCGCCGGGGTTTCGGGGGACTTCAACCCTGTCCACACGGATGAGGAGTACGCCCGGGGAACCCTCTTCGGCCGCCGGGTGGCTCACGGCCTCCTCATCCTGGCCATGCTCACCGGGCTGAGGCTCCGCACCGGCGTCTTCGAGGGCACCCTCATCGCCTGGCTGGAGATCCGGAACTACCGTTTTCTGAAACCTGTTTTCCCCGGCGACACCATCCGGGGGGAAACGGAGATTGTGGAAAAGCGGGAGACCTCCAGGCCCGACCGCGGGGTGGTGGTCCAGCGGGTCCGGGTCTTTAACCAGCGGGGGGAGCTGGTCCAGGAGGGGGAGTTCGTGACCTTGGTGCGGAGGAGGGATGGCTAG
- a CDS encoding PaaI family thioesterase, with translation MARNPFLEWLAPERFTRGEGRAELWLSVREEFLQAQGRVHGGVLASLLDTVMGSAAGSLGARVVTVDLAVSYLRPAEGPRLVAEGWVVRAGESLFFAEGAVRDEGGQEVARAKGIFFRVG, from the coding sequence ATGGCTAGGAATCCCTTTCTGGAGTGGCTTGCCCCTGAGCGCTTTACCCGGGGGGAGGGCCGGGCCGAGCTTTGGCTTTCCGTGCGCGAGGAGTTCCTCCAGGCCCAAGGAAGGGTCCACGGGGGCGTCCTGGCCTCCCTCCTGGACACGGTCATGGGTTCGGCGGCGGGCAGCCTGGGAGCGCGGGTGGTCACCGTGGACCTCGCCGTGAGCTATCTGCGGCCCGCCGAGGGGCCCCGCCTGGTAGCGGAGGGATGGGTGGTCCGGGCGGGGGAGAGCCTCTTCTTCGCGGAAGGAGCGGTCCGGGACGAAGGGGGGCAGGAGGTGGCCAGGGCCAAGGGAATCTTCTTTCGTGTGGGGTGA
- a CDS encoding adenine deaminase C-terminal domain-containing protein, with translation MRPLVHLFPSPEERARLLAVSRGEAPPELAILGARVADVYTGVWVEANLEVALGRIAYLGPRRPRLGKDTEVMEARGLYVVPGYLEPHAHPWVLYNPLSLLEALVPQGVTLLVYDDLLLRLRLGGEGAARVRRALADLALPARILWSVRLAPQSLLSEAEEEAFSREALSLLNDPLVACSAEITRWSKAVAGEEGLLRGVARAQALGRRAEAHGAGASSDRLAALAAAGLEADHEAIRPGEVLERLRLGFWTMLRHSSLRPDLPDLLQGLSPPLPSRLLLTTDGAAPSFYARGGFPTLLEAVAERAGPLEALRLATLNPATFLGLDGLLGGVAPGRLADFLLLEKPGPFRPLAVYLGGKAVAREGRLLHPLPPWPWGGPMAFAEAPFADPERYRLGPAPAFRLENAVITRRAEASSGALAAFLLDPGGRWRVGAWVEGLMPGLEGMATTFTAAGGLLVLGRDPVSMAEAAGTVARLGGGVAWAKGGRVVWARSFPLWGYMLQGPFSEALQVEEELWAWAREAGYAHGDVLYTLLFLTCDFLPELRLTPQGVLEVKAGRLWTRPEPF, from the coding sequence ATGCGCCCCCTGGTCCATCTGTTTCCATCCCCCGAGGAGCGGGCCCGGCTCCTTGCGGTGAGCCGCGGGGAGGCCCCTCCGGAGCTGGCGATCCTGGGGGCCCGGGTGGCCGACGTGTACACGGGAGTCTGGGTGGAGGCCAACCTGGAGGTGGCCTTGGGGCGGATCGCCTACCTGGGCCCCAGACGCCCCCGGCTGGGGAAGGACACGGAGGTGATGGAGGCCCGGGGCCTCTATGTGGTCCCGGGCTATCTGGAGCCCCATGCCCACCCCTGGGTTCTCTACAACCCCCTGAGCCTCCTGGAGGCCCTGGTGCCCCAGGGAGTCACCCTCCTGGTCTACGACGACCTCCTCCTCCGCCTGCGCCTGGGTGGGGAGGGCGCGGCCCGGGTGCGGCGGGCGCTTGCGGACCTGGCCCTGCCGGCGCGGATCCTCTGGTCCGTACGCCTCGCCCCCCAGAGCCTCCTTTCCGAGGCCGAGGAGGAAGCCTTCTCCCGGGAGGCCCTTTCCCTCCTGAACGACCCCCTGGTGGCCTGCTCGGCGGAGATCACCCGCTGGTCCAAGGCGGTGGCCGGGGAGGAGGGGCTGCTGAGGGGGGTGGCGCGGGCCCAGGCCCTGGGGCGGAGGGCGGAGGCCCACGGGGCAGGGGCCTCCTCCGATCGGCTGGCCGCCCTGGCGGCCGCGGGTCTGGAGGCGGACCACGAGGCCATCCGGCCCGGGGAGGTCCTGGAAAGGCTCCGGCTTGGGTTCTGGACCATGCTCCGCCACAGCTCTCTCAGGCCAGACCTTCCGGATCTCCTGCAGGGCCTTTCCCCCCCTTTGCCTTCACGGCTTCTCCTCACCACCGACGGTGCCGCCCCCTCCTTCTACGCCCGGGGGGGTTTTCCGACCCTCCTGGAGGCCGTGGCGGAGAGGGCCGGCCCCCTGGAGGCCTTGAGGCTGGCCACCCTAAACCCCGCCACCTTCCTCGGCCTGGACGGCCTTCTAGGGGGGGTTGCCCCGGGACGACTGGCGGACTTCCTCCTCCTGGAGAAGCCGGGACCCTTCCGCCCCCTGGCGGTCTACCTGGGAGGGAAGGCGGTGGCCCGCGAGGGGCGGCTCCTCCACCCCCTGCCCCCCTGGCCCTGGGGCGGGCCCATGGCCTTCGCCGAAGCCCCCTTCGCCGATCCGGAGCGGTACCGGCTCGGTCCCGCCCCGGCCTTCCGCCTGGAGAACGCCGTCATCACCCGGAGGGCCGAGGCTTCTTCCGGGGCCCTGGCGGCTTTCCTCCTGGACCCTGGGGGACGGTGGCGGGTAGGGGCCTGGGTGGAGGGGCTGATGCCGGGCCTCGAGGGCATGGCCACCACCTTCACCGCTGCGGGAGGCCTTCTGGTCCTAGGCCGGGATCCCGTGTCCATGGCCGAGGCCGCGGGGACGGTGGCCCGGCTGGGGGGCGGGGTGGCCTGGGCCAAGGGGGGAAGGGTGGTATGGGCCAGGTCCTTTCCCCTCTGGGGCTACATGCTTCAGGGTCCTTTTTCCGAGGCCCTGCAGGTGGAGGAGGAGCTCTGGGCCTGGGCCCGGGAGGCGGGGTACGCCCACGGGGACGTCCTCTACACCCTGCTCTTTCTTACCTGTGACTTCCTGCCGGAGCTCAGGCTGACCCCGCAAGGGGTGCTGGAGGTGAAAGCAGGGCGCCTTTGGACCCGGCCGGAACCTTTTTAA
- a CDS encoding alpha/beta fold hydrolase, giving the protein MTEKVRVSWALGDHEIEYRWVLEEAPAGRILVFLHEGLGSVSLWRDFPDRLCRALGVRGLVFSRWGYGASSPRRPWERWGPDFMHHQALDFLPNFFRALGVEPGRERLWFYGHSDGGSIALIYAAHYPEGLEGLVLAAPHVLVEEVTLESIRKARQAYLEGDLKPRLARHHQDPDSAFFGWCDAWLDPAFRTWDIRPLLPRVRVPVLAIQGYEDEYGTMLQIEEIARLAPRVELVKLHGCGHSPHRDQPEAVIEAVRQFFQAEGWARQDQG; this is encoded by the coding sequence ATGACGGAAAAGGTGAGGGTTTCCTGGGCTTTGGGTGACCACGAGATCGAGTACCGCTGGGTCCTGGAGGAAGCCCCTGCGGGCCGGATCCTGGTCTTCCTCCACGAGGGGCTGGGTTCGGTCTCCCTCTGGCGGGACTTCCCGGACCGGCTCTGCCGGGCCCTGGGGGTGAGGGGCCTGGTCTTTTCCCGGTGGGGGTACGGGGCCTCGAGCCCCAGGAGGCCTTGGGAGCGCTGGGGGCCAGACTTCATGCACCACCAGGCCCTGGACTTCCTCCCGAACTTCTTCCGGGCCCTGGGGGTGGAACCCGGTCGCGAACGCCTCTGGTTTTACGGCCATAGCGATGGAGGCTCCATCGCCCTCATCTACGCAGCCCATTACCCGGAGGGCCTCGAGGGGCTGGTGTTGGCAGCACCGCATGTCCTGGTGGAAGAGGTGACCCTGGAGAGCATCCGCAAGGCTCGGCAGGCCTACCTGGAGGGGGACCTCAAGCCCAGGTTGGCCCGCCACCACCAGGACCCGGACTCCGCCTTCTTCGGCTGGTGCGACGCCTGGCTGGATCCTGCCTTCCGGACTTGGGATATCCGTCCCCTCCTTCCGCGCGTACGGGTGCCTGTCCTGGCTATCCAGGGCTACGAGGACGAATATGGGACCATGCTCCAGATCGAGGAGATCGCCCGCCTCGCTCCCCGGGTGGAACTCGTGAAGCTGCACGGATGCGGACATTCCCCCCACCGGGACCAGCCTGAGGCCGTGATCGAGGCGGTGCGCCAGTTCTTCCAGGCCGAGGGATGGGCAAGGCAAGACCAGGGCTGA
- a CDS encoding ATP-binding cassette domain-containing protein produces MYKSFGGLLALAGVSLAVERGERRSLVGPNGAGKSTFFRVIGGEHRPDRGEVFLFDQRVTGWPPHRLARLGMARTFQTSSLFPEKTVLEHVILALLVRDRLRRRFWPTPLHHLEAEAREVLARLGLEGREGVEVRFLSYGEQRQVELAMALAQVPLLLLLDEPLAGLSEEERHRIREILKGLPRDMTILLIEHDLDFAYAFADRVTVLHQGQVLAEGLPGEVRRDPRVVEVYVGGSEPPSRRFEEEDQRGEVVLQVRDLRAGYGQGEVLRGVSLEVREGEVVALLGRNGMGKTTLFHALMGLLPSTGEVRLRGNPLPEGALARARAGLALVPQGRQVIPGLLVEEELLLSQRPGRWTLEKVYGLFPRLKERRHAPSTVLSGGEQQMLAIARALLRNPAVLLLDEPTEGLSPLLVKHVGEVLLELARQGETILLAEQNAAFALGLARRVYFLEQGRIVDCLEAHRLRDNPELLRARLG; encoded by the coding sequence GTGTACAAGAGTTTCGGTGGCCTCCTGGCCCTGGCCGGGGTCAGCCTGGCCGTGGAAAGGGGGGAACGCCGTTCCCTGGTGGGTCCCAACGGGGCGGGGAAGAGCACCTTTTTCCGGGTGATCGGAGGAGAGCACCGTCCGGACCGAGGAGAGGTCTTCCTTTTTGACCAGAGGGTTACCGGATGGCCCCCCCACCGCCTGGCCCGGCTGGGGATGGCCCGGACTTTCCAGACCTCCAGCCTCTTCCCGGAAAAGACCGTCCTGGAGCACGTGATCCTGGCCCTTTTGGTTCGGGACCGACTGCGTCGCCGCTTCTGGCCCACCCCCCTTCACCACCTGGAGGCAGAGGCGCGGGAGGTCCTGGCCCGGCTGGGGTTGGAGGGACGGGAGGGGGTGGAGGTGCGCTTCCTTTCGTACGGGGAGCAGCGCCAGGTGGAATTGGCCATGGCCTTGGCCCAGGTCCCCCTCCTCCTCCTTCTGGATGAGCCCCTGGCAGGGCTTTCCGAGGAGGAACGGCACCGCATCCGGGAGATCCTGAAGGGCCTGCCCCGGGACATGACCATCCTCCTCATCGAGCACGACCTCGATTTCGCCTACGCTTTTGCAGATCGGGTCACCGTTCTCCACCAAGGCCAGGTGCTTGCCGAAGGGCTTCCGGGAGAGGTCCGGCGGGATCCCAGGGTGGTGGAGGTCTATGTGGGGGGGTCGGAACCGCCTTCCCGCAGGTTTGAGGAGGAGGATCAACGGGGCGAGGTGGTGCTTCAGGTCCGCGACCTCCGGGCCGGGTACGGACAGGGGGAGGTCCTCCGGGGCGTCAGCCTCGAGGTGCGGGAAGGGGAGGTGGTGGCCCTCCTGGGACGGAACGGGATGGGGAAGACCACCCTCTTCCACGCTCTCATGGGCCTCTTGCCTTCCACGGGAGAGGTGCGCCTCAGGGGAAACCCCCTGCCGGAAGGGGCCCTGGCCCGGGCCCGGGCTGGCCTGGCCCTCGTCCCCCAGGGACGCCAGGTCATCCCCGGCCTCCTGGTGGAAGAGGAGCTGCTCCTTTCCCAAAGGCCTGGGCGCTGGACCCTGGAAAAGGTATACGGCCTCTTTCCCCGCCTGAAGGAGCGTCGGCACGCGCCCTCCACGGTGCTTTCGGGCGGGGAGCAGCAGATGCTCGCCATTGCCCGGGCCCTGCTCCGCAACCCCGCAGTTCTGCTCCTGGACGAGCCCACAGAGGGTCTTTCCCCCCTTCTGGTCAAGCACGTGGGGGAGGTGCTCTTGGAGCTGGCCCGGCAGGGAGAGACGATCCTCCTGGCGGAGCAGAACGCGGCCTTTGCCCTAGGCCTGGCCCGGCGGGTCTATTTCCTGGAACAGGGACGGATCGTTGACTGCCTAGAGGCGCACCGGCTGCGCGATAACCCGGAGCTCCTACGGGCAAGGTTGGGGTGA
- a CDS encoding benzoate-CoA ligase family protein: MLELPERYNVSTILDRNLERGLAGKAAVRWAEGELSYGELFARVCAFARALRALGFRREERVLLVLDDTWAFPVAFLGAIRMGAVPIPVNPLLRPEEYRYFLEDSYARAVVADEGSLSRVAEALKGMEGVFLIACGAEPPEGVEGVRLEELLQAHAGEVPPADTHRDDMAFWLYSSGSTGKPKGVVHLQHDIPYTCETYAKHVLQIREEDVTFSASKLFHAYGLGNNLSFPYWVGATTVLLKGRPTPETVLQTIVRFRPSLFFTVPTLYNLILNHPEAGRYDLSSIRLCVSAAEPLPPEIWRRWKETFGLVILDGIGSTEMLHIYCSNTLDALKPGSSGKPVLGYELRILSPEGTPVPPGEAGDLWVRGDSALAFYWHQHEKTKRTLQGEWFHTGDRYRMDEEGFFWYEGRSDDMIKVKGLWVSPIEIENALMEHPAVREAAVVGVQVEGLARIKAFVILREGYTPGEALTRELQEWCKARLRPYQYPEFVAYVEDFPRTATGKVQRFKLRELQEA; encoded by the coding sequence ATGCTGGAGCTTCCAGAGCGGTACAATGTGAGCACGATTCTGGACCGTAACCTGGAAAGGGGGCTGGCGGGCAAGGCCGCCGTCCGTTGGGCGGAAGGGGAGCTGAGCTACGGTGAGCTCTTCGCCCGGGTCTGCGCCTTCGCACGGGCCCTCAGGGCCCTGGGGTTTCGTCGGGAGGAACGGGTCCTCCTGGTGCTGGACGACACCTGGGCCTTCCCGGTGGCCTTTCTGGGGGCCATCCGAATGGGGGCGGTGCCCATCCCGGTGAACCCTCTTCTCCGGCCCGAAGAGTACCGTTACTTCCTGGAAGACAGCTATGCCCGGGCCGTGGTGGCCGACGAGGGGAGCCTTTCCCGGGTGGCGGAGGCCCTGAAGGGGATGGAGGGGGTTTTCCTGATCGCCTGCGGGGCGGAGCCCCCCGAGGGGGTGGAGGGGGTGCGCTTGGAGGAGCTCCTCCAGGCCCATGCGGGGGAGGTGCCCCCCGCCGACACCCACCGGGACGACATGGCCTTCTGGCTCTACAGCTCGGGGTCCACGGGGAAGCCCAAGGGGGTGGTCCACCTGCAGCACGACATCCCCTACACCTGCGAGACCTACGCCAAGCACGTCCTCCAGATCCGCGAGGAAGACGTGACCTTCTCCGCCTCCAAGCTTTTTCACGCCTACGGACTCGGCAACAACCTCTCCTTCCCCTACTGGGTGGGCGCAACCACCGTCCTCCTCAAGGGGCGCCCCACGCCGGAAACGGTTCTCCAGACCATCGTCCGTTTTCGGCCCAGCCTGTTCTTCACCGTTCCCACCCTTTACAACCTGATCCTTAACCACCCCGAAGCCGGGCGGTACGACCTTTCCTCCATCCGACTCTGCGTCTCTGCGGCCGAGCCCCTGCCCCCCGAGATCTGGCGGCGCTGGAAGGAAACCTTCGGGCTCGTTATCCTGGACGGCATCGGCTCCACGGAGATGCTCCATATTTACTGCTCCAACACCCTGGATGCCCTCAAGCCCGGTTCCTCGGGGAAGCCGGTCCTCGGCTATGAGCTCAGGATCCTCTCTCCGGAAGGCACGCCCGTGCCCCCAGGGGAGGCCGGGGACCTCTGGGTCAGGGGGGACAGCGCCCTCGCCTTCTATTGGCACCAGCACGAGAAGACCAAGCGCACGCTTCAGGGGGAGTGGTTCCATACCGGGGACCGCTACCGCATGGACGAGGAGGGGTTCTTCTGGTACGAGGGCCGGAGCGACGACATGATCAAGGTCAAGGGCCTCTGGGTTTCCCCCATCGAGATCGAAAACGCCCTCATGGAGCATCCTGCGGTCCGGGAGGCGGCCGTGGTAGGGGTCCAAGTGGAGGGACTCGCCCGAATCAAGGCCTTTGTGATCCTCCGCGAGGGGTACACTCCCGGCGAGGCCCTTACCCGGGAACTCCAGGAGTGGTGCAAGGCCAGGCTCCGGCCCTACCAGTACCCCGAGTTCGTGGCCTACGTGGAGGACTTCCCCCGCACCGCCACAGGTAAGGTCCAGCGTTTCAAGCTGCGCGAGCTCCAGGAGGCCTGA
- a CDS encoding thiolase family protein, which yields MPEAWIIDAVRTPIGRHGGVLSSVRPDDLLAHALASLMERTGVPKEAVEDVYAGCANQAGEDNRNVARMALLLAGFPVEVAGCTVNRLCGSGLEAVAQAARAIWAGEGQVYIGGGVESMSRAPYAVPKPERGFPTGNLVMYDTTLGWRFVNPRMQALYGTESMGETAENLAEMYRIGREAQDRFALLSHQKAVRAWDEGRFQKEVVPVPVRRGKEEGWVEVDEGPRRDTSLEKLAQLRPVFREGGTVTAGNSSPLNDGAAAVLLVSDAYAKAHGLKPLARIRSIAVAGVPPRIMGIGPVPATKKALERAGLSLGEIGLIELNEAFAAQALAVLREWGLEMEDPRLNPNGGAIALGHPLGASGARILTTLVHEMQRRKVQFGLATMCIGVGQGIALVVEGVW from the coding sequence GTGCCGGAGGCCTGGATCATAGACGCGGTCAGGACGCCCATCGGACGGCACGGGGGGGTGCTCTCCTCCGTGCGACCGGACGACCTTCTGGCCCACGCCCTGGCTAGCCTGATGGAGCGGACGGGCGTCCCCAAGGAGGCGGTGGAGGACGTCTACGCGGGCTGCGCCAACCAGGCGGGAGAGGACAACCGCAACGTGGCCCGCATGGCCCTCCTCCTGGCGGGCTTCCCCGTGGAGGTGGCGGGCTGCACGGTGAACCGGCTCTGCGGAAGCGGCCTCGAGGCCGTGGCCCAGGCCGCCCGGGCCATCTGGGCCGGGGAGGGCCAGGTCTACATCGGAGGCGGCGTGGAGTCCATGTCCCGCGCCCCCTACGCCGTCCCCAAGCCCGAGCGGGGCTTCCCCACCGGGAACCTGGTCATGTACGACACCACCTTAGGCTGGCGGTTCGTCAACCCCCGGATGCAGGCCCTCTACGGCACGGAGAGCATGGGGGAAACGGCGGAGAACCTGGCCGAGATGTACCGGATCGGGCGGGAAGCCCAGGACCGCTTCGCCCTCCTCTCCCACCAGAAGGCGGTCCGGGCCTGGGACGAAGGCCGCTTTCAAAAGGAGGTGGTCCCCGTCCCCGTGCGGCGGGGGAAGGAGGAGGGGTGGGTGGAGGTGGACGAGGGGCCCCGGCGGGACACCTCCTTGGAAAAGCTGGCCCAGCTTAGGCCCGTCTTCCGGGAAGGGGGGACGGTGACCGCCGGGAACTCCAGCCCCTTAAACGACGGGGCGGCGGCGGTCCTCCTGGTCTCGGACGCCTACGCCAAGGCCCACGGGCTAAAACCCCTCGCCCGCATCCGGTCCATCGCCGTGGCCGGGGTGCCCCCTCGGATCATGGGGATCGGGCCGGTGCCCGCCACTAAGAAGGCCCTGGAGCGGGCGGGGCTGAGCCTAGGGGAGATCGGGCTCATTGAGCTCAACGAGGCCTTCGCCGCCCAGGCCCTGGCGGTCTTAAGGGAATGGGGCCTGGAGATGGAGGACCCCCGCCTGAATCCGAACGGCGGGGCCATCGCCCTGGGCCACCCCTTGGGGGCCTCGGGGGCCAGGATTCTCACCACCCTGGTCCACGAGATGCAAAGGCGAAAGGTCCAGTTCGGCCTGGCCACCATGTGCATCGGGGTGGGCCAGGGGATCGCCCTGGTGGTGGAGGGAGTATGGTAG
- a CDS encoding SDR family oxidoreductase: MGRLDGKVVLITGAAHGIGRATLELFAREGARLVACDLEEDPLREAASATGALPVVMDVADPPSVEEGFARALEAFGRLDGVVHYAGITRDNFHWKMPLEDWERVIRVNLTGSFLVARAASEAMRERNPGSIVLTSSRVYLGNLGQANYSASKAGVVGLTRTLALELGRWGIRVNALAPGFIETRMTAQVPEKVREKAIAATPLGRAGKPLEVAYAALFLVSDESSFITGQVLFVDGGRTIGAAPG; encoded by the coding sequence ATGGGAAGACTGGACGGCAAGGTGGTGCTCATCACCGGGGCGGCCCACGGGATCGGCCGGGCCACGCTGGAGCTCTTCGCCCGGGAGGGGGCGCGGCTCGTGGCCTGCGACCTCGAGGAAGACCCCTTAAGGGAGGCGGCCTCCGCCACGGGGGCGCTTCCCGTGGTCATGGACGTGGCCGACCCCCCTTCGGTGGAGGAGGGGTTCGCCCGGGCCCTGGAGGCCTTCGGCCGGCTGGACGGGGTGGTGCACTACGCGGGGATCACCCGGGACAACTTCCACTGGAAGATGCCCCTGGAGGACTGGGAGCGGGTGATCCGGGTCAACCTGACGGGGAGCTTCCTGGTGGCGCGGGCGGCCTCGGAGGCCATGCGGGAGCGAAACCCGGGGAGCATCGTCCTCACCTCGAGCCGGGTGTATTTGGGCAACCTGGGGCAGGCCAACTACTCGGCCTCCAAGGCGGGGGTGGTGGGGCTCACCCGGACGCTGGCCCTGGAGCTTGGGCGGTGGGGGATACGGGTGAACGCCCTGGCCCCGGGGTTCATAGAGACGCGGATGACGGCCCAGGTGCCGGAGAAGGTGCGGGAGAAGGCCATCGCCGCCACCCCCTTGGGCCGGGCGGGGAAGCCCCTGGAGGTGGCCTATGCGGCGCTCTTTTTGGTCTCGGACGAGTCCAGCTTCATCACCGGCCAGGTGCTCTTCGTGGACGGGGGGCGGACCATCGGGGCCGCGCCCGGTTAG
- a CDS encoding aldehyde dehydrogenase family protein, with product MAEMFIGGKEETFPGLERFPVVNPATGEVVDTVPLATEREVDLAVRTAYEAFPGWWDTPAARRGEILYAALEKVKAHAEELARTLTLEQGKPIREARLEIRRFLHTIEHYAGLAKNLRGGYVPGLDEGAYGLILKRPLGVVAAIVPWNFPTTLLANKLGPALVTGNTVVAKPAETTPLTTLKIAALFHEAGLPPGVFNVVTGLGPVAGEALVRHPQVRKVAFTGSTGVGKRIMALASEGLKRVTLELGGSDPMIVCDDADLEAAAKAAAVGRFFNCGQACLAVKRLYVFENVYEAFMERFLPRVQRLRLGPGLDEATQMGPLHTERQRRLIEEQLQDALESGGRLVAGGRRPEGEALRRGFFFEPTVVLEPGLDSRVAREEVFGPLLPVWRVRSLEEAVELANRSPYGLGSTVFTRSLERASYALEKLEAGYTWVNSVNRIYDELPFGGVKQSGYGKEHGIEALEYYQETKAGVVRWR from the coding sequence ATGGCAGAGATGTTTATCGGCGGTAAAGAGGAGACATTTCCCGGCCTGGAGCGGTTCCCCGTGGTCAACCCGGCCACAGGGGAGGTGGTGGACACGGTTCCCCTGGCCACGGAGCGGGAGGTGGACCTGGCGGTCCGGACTGCCTACGAGGCCTTCCCCGGCTGGTGGGATACGCCGGCCGCCCGGAGGGGGGAGATCCTGTACGCGGCCCTGGAGAAGGTGAAGGCCCACGCGGAGGAACTGGCCCGCACCCTCACCCTGGAGCAGGGCAAGCCCATCCGGGAAGCGCGGCTGGAGATCCGGCGCTTCCTCCACACCATCGAGCACTACGCGGGCTTGGCCAAGAACCTCCGCGGGGGGTACGTGCCCGGCCTGGACGAGGGAGCCTACGGCCTCATCCTCAAGAGGCCCCTGGGCGTGGTGGCGGCCATCGTACCTTGGAACTTCCCCACCACACTCCTCGCCAACAAGCTGGGGCCGGCCCTGGTCACGGGCAACACCGTGGTGGCCAAGCCCGCGGAGACCACACCCCTCACCACCTTGAAGATCGCCGCCCTGTTTCACGAGGCCGGCCTCCCCCCCGGGGTCTTCAACGTGGTTACCGGCCTGGGGCCCGTGGCCGGGGAAGCCCTGGTCCGCCACCCCCAGGTGCGGAAGGTGGCCTTCACGGGGTCGACCGGGGTGGGCAAGCGCATCATGGCCCTGGCCTCGGAGGGGCTGAAGCGGGTCACCCTGGAGCTTGGGGGATCCGACCCCATGATCGTCTGCGACGATGCCGACCTGGAGGCTGCCGCCAAGGCCGCGGCCGTGGGGCGGTTCTTCAACTGCGGGCAGGCCTGCCTGGCGGTCAAGCGCCTCTACGTCTTTGAGAACGTCTACGAAGCCTTCATGGAGCGCTTCCTTCCCCGGGTGCAGCGCCTCAGGCTGGGCCCGGGCTTGGATGAGGCAACGCAGATGGGTCCCCTGCACACGGAAAGGCAGCGCCGCCTCATAGAGGAGCAGCTCCAGGACGCCCTGGAGAGCGGGGGACGGCTGGTCGCGGGAGGCAGGAGGCCGGAAGGGGAGGCCCTGCGCCGGGGGTTCTTTTTCGAACCCACGGTGGTCCTGGAACCTGGCCTGGACAGCCGGGTGGCCCGGGAGGAGGTCTTCGGTCCCCTACTTCCCGTCTGGCGGGTCAGAAGTCTGGAGGAGGCGGTGGAGCTGGCCAACCGCTCCCCCTACGGCCTGGGCTCAACCGTGTTCACGCGGAGCCTGGAGCGGGCCTCCTACGCCCTGGAGAAGCTGGAGGCCGGGTATACTTGGGTTAACTCCGTCAACCGCATCTACGACGAACTGCCTTTCGGGGGTGTGAAGCAGAGCGGCTACGGTAAGGAGCACGGCATTGAGGCCCTGGAGTACTACCAGGAAACCAAGGCCGGGGTGGTGCGGTGGAGGTGA